In one Gemmatimonadaceae bacterium genomic region, the following are encoded:
- the uppS gene encoding polyprenyl diphosphate synthase — translation MKRTTVGPSPSAYAGIHVGIIMDGNGRWANARGMPRTAGHRAGVRTARKIVEAATRSGVGTLTLYAFSADNWSRPTPEVGALMRLLRRSLQIESKRCLENGVRLTIVGRRDRLPASLVMAIQEAEAVTAHGRNLHLRVAIDYSARESIMQAATLANGEPLNHERFAALLAQANHDPFPIRNVDLLVRTGGEQRLSDFLLWECAYAEFYFTRCMWPEFSEKEFLLALSEFDARERRFGRVPAAAS, via the coding sequence ATGAAGCGAACGACTGTCGGGCCCTCTCCGTCGGCCTATGCAGGAATACACGTCGGTATCATCATGGACGGCAACGGCCGCTGGGCGAACGCGCGCGGCATGCCACGCACCGCAGGGCATCGGGCCGGTGTTCGCACCGCCCGCAAGATCGTCGAGGCCGCGACGCGATCGGGCGTCGGCACGCTGACGCTCTACGCCTTCTCGGCGGATAACTGGAGCCGCCCCACGCCCGAAGTCGGCGCGCTCATGCGCCTGCTCCGCCGCTCGCTGCAGATCGAATCGAAGCGCTGCCTCGAGAATGGCGTGCGCCTGACCATCGTCGGACGGCGCGATCGTTTGCCCGCATCCCTCGTCATGGCGATTCAGGAAGCCGAAGCGGTCACCGCACACGGACGCAATTTGCACCTGCGCGTGGCGATCGATTACTCGGCACGCGAATCGATCATGCAGGCCGCGACGCTCGCCAATGGCGAGCCGTTGAACCACGAACGGTTCGCCGCGCTGCTGGCGCAGGCGAATCACGATCCGTTTCCGATTCGCAACGTCGATCTCCTGGTGCGCACCGGCGGCGAACAGCGGTTGAGCGATTTCCTGCTGTGGGAATGCGCGTACGCGGAGTTCTACTTCACGCGCTGCATGTGGCCGGAGTTCAGCGAGAAAGAATTCTTGTTGGCACTGAGCGAGTTCGATGCTCGCGAGCGTCGCTTCGGCCGAGTCCCCGCGGCGGCGTCGTAG
- a CDS encoding AAA family ATPase — protein MTQSPLIGRSAELQTLSSALGDADTARGTTVFIVGESGIGKTHLVTAFAEQAAPRGFSVVVGRAYPVETGVPYAVFSDAFLPLLREIEPSVLTLLTRGGTAELALLFPALDVASRASNAGRGDPAELKARLLWNFAQFLSRLAARRPLLIVLENLQWADSASLEMLHFLARQIARDRILILGTHNDPEHRGSQPLRVAEQSLRGLGNAQRIRLAPLSVDAITELLERTFGAAAEQTRPFAERLHRWTGGNPFFIDETIKALVDAGHLARTNDTWTGWDIEDLHVPSTIRDAVLARVADLSPEARAVADLAAVFGARVTHDELESVAGLAHEPLIAAIDALRAADVLAEREVGTEIVYDFSHPLIQETLYAELGLARTRALHGTIAESLEALYGASAIDHAGELAFHYARGDTRRLAGKAVEYLRAAGRDASAKYANQEAADYLGTALSLSDDDSADARHDLAMELARVRQRLGDYAGALALWQRALDAARSTNDVARIASIERSIGLARYWGGAFDHALEHYDAAIAAARTAADRTLEARVMVAKASCLQGLGRSSDARAEIHSALAIAESIGDESLLARVHRAMVLSYLWTGPADKAREYGRRAIELAESSGQRSVAWSAHWALAVLGGLTGKSEDARRHLAEAHRVADELRSPLFRVWTSEVEIEYAAGVGEWDHAVALAERTIEMARSLGQRTLLPRTLVWLGLLYLGRGDIERGKGCVDEAWSLANAGDASAIRDVFSLVPAHIGRAAYLLAMKQYPDAIAVGEKGLRIADRSRNVVWAIHRLMPVIAEASLWAADMERARELADRMRRDSTALGQRLGLAWADACDALVEMLNGDTSRAVALLRGAAEALEAIPFVPDAARVRRQLAVALAATGDREGAMRELRRAHEVFAHLGAEPELDATREQMRELGARPPTRTNTQGVGGLTGRELEIVRLVAARRSNKEIGAALGISARTASTHLSNIFAKLGVESRGELADRAREAGLLEASG, from the coding sequence GTGACCCAATCCCCGCTCATCGGCCGCTCCGCCGAACTGCAGACGCTATCATCCGCGCTCGGCGACGCCGATACGGCGCGCGGGACGACCGTCTTCATCGTTGGCGAGAGTGGCATCGGCAAGACGCACCTCGTTACTGCCTTCGCCGAGCAGGCGGCGCCGCGGGGATTCAGCGTCGTGGTCGGGCGCGCCTACCCGGTCGAGACCGGCGTTCCCTATGCCGTCTTTTCCGACGCCTTTCTTCCGCTGTTGCGCGAGATCGAACCGTCGGTGCTCACGCTGCTCACGCGCGGCGGCACCGCCGAGCTCGCGCTCCTCTTTCCCGCGCTCGACGTGGCGTCACGCGCATCGAACGCCGGCCGCGGCGATCCGGCCGAGCTCAAGGCGCGCCTGCTCTGGAACTTCGCGCAATTCCTCTCGCGGCTCGCCGCGCGGCGGCCGCTGCTCATCGTATTAGAGAACTTGCAATGGGCCGACAGCGCGTCGCTCGAGATGCTGCACTTTCTCGCCCGGCAAATCGCGCGCGACCGCATTCTCATCCTCGGCACGCACAACGATCCCGAGCATCGCGGCAGCCAGCCGCTCCGCGTCGCGGAGCAGTCGCTGCGTGGTCTCGGAAACGCGCAGCGCATCCGTCTCGCGCCGCTGAGCGTGGACGCGATCACGGAGCTGCTCGAGCGAACGTTCGGGGCCGCAGCCGAGCAAACCCGACCCTTCGCCGAGCGCCTGCATCGCTGGACCGGCGGCAATCCGTTCTTCATCGACGAAACGATCAAGGCGCTGGTCGATGCCGGCCACCTGGCGCGCACGAATGACACGTGGACGGGTTGGGACATCGAAGACCTTCACGTGCCGTCGACGATCCGCGACGCCGTGCTGGCGCGCGTCGCCGATCTCTCTCCCGAGGCGCGCGCCGTCGCCGATCTCGCCGCGGTGTTCGGGGCGCGCGTCACCCACGACGAGCTGGAATCCGTCGCCGGCCTGGCGCACGAGCCTCTCATCGCCGCGATCGACGCGCTGCGCGCCGCGGACGTGCTCGCCGAGCGAGAAGTCGGAACGGAGATCGTGTATGATTTTTCACATCCGTTAATTCAAGAAACGTTATACGCGGAGCTCGGCCTGGCGCGCACGCGCGCGCTCCACGGCACCATCGCCGAATCGCTCGAGGCGCTGTACGGCGCGTCGGCGATCGATCACGCCGGCGAATTGGCGTTTCATTACGCGCGCGGCGATACCCGGCGCCTCGCCGGCAAGGCGGTGGAGTACCTGCGCGCCGCCGGTCGCGACGCCTCGGCGAAATACGCGAACCAGGAAGCGGCCGACTACCTCGGCACGGCGCTCTCGTTGTCGGACGACGACAGCGCCGACGCGCGCCACGACCTCGCCATGGAGCTGGCGCGGGTTCGGCAACGGCTCGGCGACTACGCCGGTGCGCTGGCGCTCTGGCAACGCGCGCTCGACGCGGCGCGGTCGACCAATGACGTCGCGCGCATCGCGTCGATCGAGCGCAGCATTGGCCTGGCGCGCTACTGGGGCGGCGCGTTCGATCACGCGCTCGAACATTACGATGCCGCGATCGCGGCCGCGCGCACGGCGGCGGATCGCACGCTCGAGGCGCGCGTCATGGTCGCGAAAGCGAGCTGTCTGCAGGGGCTCGGACGCAGCTCGGACGCGCGCGCCGAAATCCACTCCGCGCTCGCGATCGCCGAATCGATTGGCGATGAGAGTTTGCTGGCGCGGGTCCATCGGGCGATGGTGCTGTCGTACTTGTGGACGGGCCCCGCGGACAAGGCGCGCGAGTATGGGCGGCGTGCGATCGAGCTGGCCGAATCATCAGGGCAACGCAGCGTTGCATGGTCCGCTCACTGGGCGCTCGCCGTGCTCGGCGGGCTCACCGGAAAATCCGAGGACGCGCGGCGGCACCTGGCCGAGGCGCATCGCGTCGCCGACGAGTTGCGGTCACCTCTCTTCCGTGTGTGGACGTCGGAAGTCGAAATCGAGTACGCGGCGGGCGTGGGCGAATGGGATCACGCCGTGGCGCTCGCCGAGCGCACGATCGAGATGGCGCGCTCGCTGGGGCAGCGCACGCTCTTGCCGCGCACACTCGTGTGGTTGGGCCTGTTGTACCTCGGGCGCGGCGACATCGAGCGCGGAAAGGGGTGCGTCGATGAAGCGTGGTCGCTGGCGAACGCGGGCGATGCTTCGGCCATTCGCGACGTCTTCTCGCTCGTACCCGCGCACATCGGGCGCGCGGCATATCTGCTCGCGATGAAGCAGTATCCCGACGCGATCGCCGTCGGCGAGAAGGGGCTGCGCATCGCCGATCGGTCGCGGAACGTCGTGTGGGCGATTCATCGTTTGATGCCGGTGATCGCCGAAGCGTCGCTCTGGGCGGCCGACATGGAGCGCGCACGCGAGCTCGCTGACCGCATGCGCCGCGATTCGACCGCGCTCGGCCAGCGCCTCGGTCTGGCGTGGGCCGACGCATGTGACGCGCTGGTCGAGATGTTGAACGGCGACACCTCGCGCGCCGTCGCGCTGTTGCGCGGCGCGGCGGAAGCACTCGAGGCAATTCCCTTCGTGCCCGACGCCGCGCGCGTGCGGCGTCAGTTGGCGGTTGCCCTCGCGGCGACCGGGGATCGCGAGGGCGCCATGCGCGAGCTGCGCCGCGCGCACGAAGTTTTCGCGCATCTCGGCGCCGAACCGGAGCTCGACGCCACGCGCGAGCAGATGCGCGAGCTGGGTGCGCGTCCCCCAACGCGCACGAACACGCAGGGTGTCGGCGGGCTCACCGGCCGCGAGCTCGAGATCGTGCGGCTGGTCGCCGCGCGCCGATCCAACAAGGAGATCGGTGCCGCGCTCGGCATCTCGGCGCGTACGGCGAGCACGCATCTCTCGAACATCTTCGCGAAGCTCGGCGTCGAGTCGCGCGGCGAGCTTGCGGATCGCGCGCGCGAAGCGGGACTCCTCGAGGCAAGCGGCTGA
- a CDS encoding DUF4097 family beta strand repeat-containing protein, whose product MSLPLPGMRLFIRPLLLVAAAAVTLSAQTEQRTLTGDRVSIYNLAGTLRLEPGTAPRVGVTITRHGRDAAQLKIATGDVHGYNSLRIVYPSDRIVYPAMRSRGHTQLRVNSDGTFDDNEGGGWFSRRDQVQISGSGQGLEAYADVVVTIPRGQRIVVHWGVGDANVANVDGDVRVSVAGARVTAQHTRGKLSLDTGSGEVSVTDADGDVTLDTGSGGVMVSHIHGDALLMDTGSGSIAGGDIDVRTLKTDVGSGGLHLDHIKSRTAAVDAGSGGVELQFDSTVDNVSAESGSGGVTVRLPGTQGGDVDIESGSGGLETDFPVSSTRFERNHVRGRIGNGNARIRIETGSGNARLLKN is encoded by the coding sequence ATGTCCCTCCCCCTCCCCGGCATGCGCCTCTTCATTCGTCCGCTCCTCCTCGTCGCCGCCGCCGCGGTCACGCTCTCCGCGCAAACGGAACAGCGCACCTTGACCGGCGACCGCGTTTCGATCTACAACCTCGCCGGCACACTCCGCCTCGAGCCTGGCACCGCGCCCCGTGTCGGCGTCACCATCACGCGTCACGGGCGCGATGCCGCGCAGCTCAAGATCGCAACCGGCGACGTGCATGGGTACAACTCGCTGCGCATCGTGTATCCATCGGATCGCATCGTCTATCCTGCGATGCGCTCGCGCGGACACACGCAGTTGCGCGTCAACAGCGACGGCACCTTCGACGACAATGAAGGCGGTGGATGGTTCAGCCGGCGCGATCAGGTGCAGATCAGCGGCTCGGGCCAGGGACTCGAAGCATACGCCGATGTCGTGGTGACGATACCGCGCGGACAGCGCATCGTCGTGCACTGGGGCGTCGGCGACGCCAACGTCGCGAACGTCGACGGCGATGTGCGCGTGAGCGTTGCCGGCGCGCGCGTGACGGCGCAACACACGCGCGGCAAGTTGAGTCTCGACACCGGCTCCGGTGAAGTCTCCGTCACCGATGCCGACGGAGATGTCACGCTCGATACGGGTTCGGGCGGCGTGATGGTCAGCCACATCCATGGCGATGCGCTGCTCATGGATACGGGATCGGGCTCAATTGCCGGCGGCGACATCGATGTGAGAACACTCAAGACCGACGTCGGATCGGGCGGGCTGCATCTGGATCACATCAAGTCGCGCACCGCAGCCGTGGATGCGGGAAGCGGCGGGGTCGAACTCCAGTTCGACTCGACGGTCGACAACGTATCCGCCGAATCCGGCTCGGGCGGCGTGACGGTTCGGTTACCGGGCACGCAGGGCGGCGACGTCGACATCGAGTCCGGCAGCGGCGGACTCGAAACGGACTTCCCCGTCTCGTCGACGCGCTTCGAGCGCAATCATGTCAGAGGCCGCATCGGCAACGGCAACGCGCGCATTCGCATCGAGACCGGCTCCGGAAACGCGCGGCTGCTGAAGAACTGA
- a CDS encoding nucleotidyltransferase — protein MAYQSTFDHPGKDTNAFYRRTLHVLSDAQVPFLVGGSHALLNYTGIVRETKDFDLFIRHDDLEAGLEALREAGYHTEITFPHWLAKAKQGNDVVDLVFSSGNGVCRVDDHWFNNAIEADVLGMPVKIAPVEELLWQKAFVMERERYDGADVAHVIRSCAETLDWDRVMQRFDPHWQLLLSYLTLFAFIYPSERHRLPPRIMNELLTRLQTEMNSPPSEDRVCRGTLTSRGQYLLDIGRYGYQDARLAPRGNMSPEDAVYWTWAITHIH, from the coding sequence ATGGCCTACCAATCGACCTTCGATCATCCGGGAAAAGACACCAACGCGTTTTACCGCCGAACGCTGCACGTGCTGAGCGATGCGCAGGTGCCTTTTCTCGTCGGCGGCTCGCATGCGCTGCTCAACTACACGGGCATCGTGCGCGAGACCAAGGACTTCGATCTGTTCATCCGCCACGACGATCTCGAAGCGGGACTCGAGGCGCTGCGCGAGGCGGGCTATCACACGGAGATCACGTTTCCGCATTGGCTCGCGAAGGCCAAGCAAGGCAATGACGTCGTCGATCTTGTCTTCAGCTCGGGCAACGGTGTGTGCCGCGTCGACGACCACTGGTTCAACAACGCGATCGAAGCCGACGTCCTCGGCATGCCGGTGAAGATCGCGCCGGTCGAGGAGCTGCTCTGGCAGAAGGCGTTCGTGATGGAACGTGAGCGATATGACGGCGCCGACGTCGCGCACGTCATTCGCTCGTGCGCGGAAACGCTGGATTGGGATCGTGTGATGCAGCGCTTTGACCCGCATTGGCAATTGCTGCTCTCGTATCTCACGCTGTTCGCGTTCATTTATCCCTCGGAGCGCCACCGCTTGCCGCCGCGCATCATGAACGAGCTGCTGACGCGATTGCAGACCGAGATGAATAGTCCGCCGAGCGAAGACCGCGTGTGCCGCGGCACGCTGACGTCGCGTGGCCAGTATCTGCTCGACATCGGGCGGTACGGCTATCAGGATGCGCGCCTCGCGCCGCGCGGCAACATGTCGCCGGAGGATGCGGTGTATTGGACCTGGGCGATTACGCATATTCACTGA
- a CDS encoding metallophosphoesterase — MPNTGDTVRLAALSDIHYTKSSAGAMAPLFAQIAETADVLVLGGDLTDYGLAEEARVLAKDLAPVKIPVVGVLGNHDFEAGQEGDIVRILTDVGVHMLDGDTWEFRGVGFAGVRGFCGGFGRGALGPWGEKIIKDFVHEAVQEALKLEAALARLGTDQRIVLMHYAPIRETVEGEPPEIFAFLGSSRFEDPLTRFEVTAVFHGHAHKGAPEGKTSSGIPVFNVAHAVLKANYPDRPPFRLFEVPTSGPKDHTVTPIGDRRQWGRRSGDRSAESQSASGPANPSS; from the coding sequence ATGCCCAATACCGGCGATACCGTGCGCCTCGCGGCGCTCAGCGACATCCACTACACCAAGAGCTCGGCCGGCGCGATGGCGCCGCTCTTCGCGCAGATCGCCGAAACCGCGGACGTGCTCGTGCTCGGCGGCGACCTCACCGACTATGGGTTGGCCGAGGAAGCGCGCGTGCTCGCGAAGGATTTGGCGCCGGTGAAAATCCCGGTTGTCGGCGTGCTCGGCAATCACGACTTCGAGGCGGGGCAGGAAGGCGACATCGTGCGCATCCTCACCGACGTCGGCGTGCACATGCTCGACGGCGATACGTGGGAATTCCGCGGAGTCGGCTTCGCCGGTGTGCGCGGCTTCTGCGGCGGCTTCGGCCGCGGCGCGCTCGGGCCGTGGGGCGAGAAAATCATCAAGGACTTCGTGCACGAAGCGGTGCAGGAGGCGCTCAAACTCGAGGCCGCCTTGGCGAGGCTGGGCACGGATCAACGCATCGTGCTCATGCATTACGCCCCGATTCGTGAGACGGTCGAAGGCGAGCCGCCCGAGATCTTCGCGTTCCTGGGCTCGAGTCGTTTCGAGGATCCGCTCACGCGCTTCGAGGTGACCGCGGTCTTTCACGGTCATGCACACAAGGGCGCGCCGGAGGGAAAGACGTCGTCCGGAATTCCCGTGTTCAACGTCGCACACGCGGTGTTGAAGGCGAACTATCCGGATCGGCCGCCGTTCAGATTGTTCGAGGTGCCCACCTCCGGTCCGAAGGACCACACCGTGACGCCGATCGGCGATCGCCGGCAGTGGGGTCGCCGGTCGGGCGATCGCTCGGCGGAATCGCAGAGTGCATCGGGGCCGGCGAATCCTTCGTCGTGA
- a CDS encoding aminotransferase class I/II-fold pyridoxal phosphate-dependent enzyme: MRIADFTLERYFARWEFAVRHVLCASDVEPYSLSELLELADDDARQRWEHLSLGYTESLGLPALREEIARLYDTASADDVLTFAGAEEGVFLTMHALLGAGDHAVVVWPAYQSLYEVAKSIGASVTMVPLSPRDWSLDVDAIAASMQPNTKVIVINFPHSPTGAQVGADQLARVVAIAELHGAHLFSDEVYRLLEHSAPRLPAAADCSERAISLGVMSKSFALAGLRIGWITTRDASLRKRVASLKDYTTICSSAPSEVLSLIALRAQDRVIARARGIIDKNLSLLDKFFSRGGGRFRWVRPRAGSVCFPEYLGGNVDEFSARLVEREGVLLLPASQFGYSGNHFRLGYGRQDMGVALEKMDAFVAR, from the coding sequence GTGCGCATCGCGGACTTTACGCTCGAGCGCTACTTCGCGCGTTGGGAGTTCGCGGTGCGCCACGTGTTGTGCGCGTCGGACGTCGAGCCGTACAGTCTCTCCGAATTGTTGGAGCTGGCCGACGACGACGCGCGGCAACGCTGGGAGCATCTGAGTCTCGGGTACACCGAATCGCTTGGCCTGCCCGCGCTGCGCGAAGAGATCGCGCGATTGTACGACACGGCGAGCGCCGACGACGTGCTCACGTTCGCGGGCGCCGAGGAAGGCGTGTTTCTGACGATGCACGCGCTGCTCGGGGCCGGTGACCACGCGGTCGTCGTGTGGCCGGCGTATCAATCGCTGTACGAAGTCGCGAAGTCGATCGGCGCCTCCGTCACGATGGTGCCGCTCTCGCCGCGCGACTGGTCGCTGGACGTGGATGCAATCGCCGCGTCGATGCAGCCGAATACCAAAGTCATCGTCATCAACTTCCCGCACAGTCCAACAGGTGCGCAGGTCGGCGCCGATCAGCTGGCGCGCGTCGTTGCGATCGCCGAGCTGCACGGGGCGCATCTCTTTTCGGACGAGGTGTATCGCTTGCTCGAGCACAGCGCGCCACGGCTGCCCGCGGCCGCCGATTGCTCGGAACGCGCGATCAGCCTCGGCGTGATGTCGAAGTCGTTCGCGCTCGCCGGACTACGAATTGGGTGGATTACGACGCGTGATGCGTCACTCAGAAAACGCGTTGCGTCACTCAAGGATTACACGACGATTTGCAGCAGCGCCCCGAGCGAAGTGTTGTCGCTCATTGCGCTACGCGCGCAGGATCGTGTAATCGCGCGGGCGCGCGGGATCATAGACAAAAATTTGTCTCTGCTGGATAAATTTTTCTCTCGTGGCGGCGGCCGCTTTCGCTGGGTACGGCCGCGCGCCGGCAGCGTGTGCTTTCCCGAGTATCTCGGCGGCAACGTCGATGAATTCAGCGCGCGGCTCGTCGAGCGGGAAGGCGTACTGCTTTTGCCGGCGTCACAGTTTGGGTATTCGGGAAATCACTTCCGTCTTGGGTACGGACGCCAGGACATGGGTGTCGCGCTGGAGAAGATGGACGCGTTTGTCGCCCGGTGA
- a CDS encoding superoxide dismutase family protein, with protein MIKTSLASLAAVVTLVACKTSGSPAVNPSSANPAAAPMQVVVPETFSSATAILHDASGKQVGRVTFADSYAGVVVDGTVNDLGLGSHGIHIHAIGKCEPPFTTAGGHFNPGQRQHGYLNQHGPHLGDLPNLDTPASSSLHFEALLPNVTLKGQNALLDADGSAVVVHAGRDDYKTDPAGNSGGRVACGVITAN; from the coding sequence ATGATCAAGACCTCTCTCGCTTCGCTCGCTGCAGTTGTAACGCTCGTCGCCTGCAAGACATCCGGCTCGCCCGCGGTCAATCCCTCGTCGGCCAACCCCGCGGCCGCGCCAATGCAGGTCGTCGTGCCCGAGACATTCTCGTCGGCCACCGCGATACTGCACGACGCCAGCGGCAAGCAGGTTGGACGCGTGACGTTCGCCGACAGCTATGCCGGCGTCGTCGTCGACGGAACGGTGAACGACCTGGGACTGGGCTCGCACGGCATTCACATTCACGCGATTGGAAAATGTGAACCGCCATTCACAACCGCGGGCGGCCATTTCAATCCCGGCCAACGGCAGCACGGATACCTGAATCAGCATGGGCCGCATCTCGGCGATCTGCCGAATCTCGACACGCCCGCCTCGAGCTCGCTGCACTTCGAGGCGCTGCTGCCGAACGTCACGCTGAAAGGACAGAACGCCTTGCTCGATGCCGACGGTTCGGCCGTCGTGGTGCATGCCGGCCGCGACGACTACAAGACCGATCCCGCGGGCAACTCGGGCGGCCGCGTCGCCTGCGGTGTGATCACGGCGAATTAG